Genomic DNA from bacterium:
TTTCTGGACACTTTCGGCTGGGCCAACTGGACATGGGGGATCATCGGCTTCAGCCTGCTGGGCGGCATCCTGATGCTCACGCTGTGGAATGCGCGTCCCGCCGGACAGCTCTCTTTGGATTTTGCGAAGAAGAAAGCCGCGGTTGTAGAAGAGTAAAGTTGGGCTGAGACGTGAGACCAGAGACTTGGGCCCATGTTCAGTTGCAACAATAGGCCGGATGCCTGCATCCCATAGAATGAGCGGGTAACCGCAGCCCGCGCGCCGCTGAGGAGAGTCACGGCGCATCGCTCCTTGTCGCAAAAGGCAGTTCCTTACCGGGGCTGCCTTTTGTCGGATTCAGACGCTGCCCGGGGCGAGCGCGCCACCGCAGTTTTTACATAGGCGGCCTCCCCACAGGAGGCCGCTTTTTTGCAGGGAAATTGCTATATTAAGCCAAGGTTCTGAGCAACGTGATTAAGGTGGCCCATGCGTATCGGCATCGTTCAAACGTCCCCGGTTTTTGGCAACAAAGCGGCTAATCGCAAAGAAATTGAAGAGCTGACGGCAGAGGTCCGCGCCGACCTGTGGGTGATGCCCGAACTGGCTCTCACCGGATATGAGTATCTGGACCGCGAGGAGGCACGGACGCTCTCCGAAGAGGTCCCCGGCGGCGAGACGTGCCAGTGGCTGATACAGTTTTGTGCGGAGCGGAACTGCCATGCAGTGATTGGACTTGCCGAGCGCAGCCATATGCATGTGTTCAATGCGGCGGTGCTGACTGGACCGGAAGGCGTAGTGGGTCAGTATCGCAAGCTCCACCTTTTCGACCATGAGAAGAAGGTGTTCGATCCGGGCAATATCCCCTTTACGGTGTTTCCGGTGGGATCGGCGCGGGTCGGATTGATGATCTGCTTCGACTGGCGCTTTCCGGAAGCCGCGCGCACCCTGGCGCTGCGCGGCGCGCAGATTATTGCCCATCCTTCCAACCTCGTGATGCCTTACTGTCAGCATGCGATGGTGACGCGGTCGCTGGAAAATGCCGTGTTCTGTGTGACGGCTAACCGTGTGGGCACCGAGCGCCGCGCGGGACGGTGTCTGACGTTTACCGGGCATTCGCAGATTGTCTCCTCGAAGGGAACCGTGCTGGCCGATGCGCCGGGCAATGAGCATGGGGTGGCCGTGGTGGAGATCGATCCCTCCGCGGCAGACAACAAGCGCGTGACCATGTGGAATGATTTAGTGGGGGACCGGCGGGCGGACTTCTATGAGAAAAACTGAGCGTTGTACGCTGAAAGCTGAATAAGGGCGACCCGTGGGGGCCGCCCTCTTCTTTATGCCCAAGGAGTAAGGTCAGGATTTGTTAACGCAGGCACAAAAACACACGCGCCGACCAAAGGGTCGGCGCGTGTGGCCTAACGCGGGCGCGGGGGATGCGCCCGTTTTATCTTGCCCCAGCCTGCGGAACCGGGACCAGAAGAAAAGGCTGAAAATCTGAAAGGCGCTCTACGGCGTGGTTGAAGAGGTGACCGTGTAGTAGCGCAGGTCGAATACGGGATCGGTGGTGTAGGTCGTATCGGACGTGCTGCCGACGAAGGTGGAATAAGGGCCGCCGGCGGCATCACTGCTGTAGATCCGGTAGTAAGCTGAACCGGTATCATGCCAGGCGAGGCGAAGGCCGTCGCTGACCACCTGTGCGGTGATCTGTGGCGGTGCGGCGGATTGGGCGGCGAAATTGGCGTCGGAGGTATCACTGATCGCCGGATTCGTGACGCTGCTGATGCGGGCGCGGGCCGCCTGACAGGTAGGGGCAGTGACCGTCCAGAGGTAGGTGCCGGAATTGGACGTGCTGGCCGTGAGGGTTTCCCAACTTCCCGCAGGATAGTTGCGGTTGAGTTCGATCTTTACATTGCCGGTGACATTCTGGGAGGTCCACTGGATAGTGTGCTGCTCTCCGACTTCCAGCACTTCGCCGCCGTTGGGGCAGGTCAGCGTCAGGTCGGACGGTATCGCGCCTGACGGACGAATATGCCGCACGACATATTCCACGCTGGGGCTGCAGCCGGTCCAGGTGCAATAGAGGTTGTCGACCGTGTACCACGTGGTATGCCCGTCATTCCAGCCGTAATTCAGATGGATCTGATTGCCGCCGGAAACACGCCAGCCGTCACAGACGATGGAGTGGGACTGGATGCGGTACTGCATGGGGCGGCCGATATTCAGATCTTCCTGCAGCATGGTAAACCACGCCGCCGCGGTGCTGTAGGCATTGCGGTATTGAATCTCGATCCCGCCGGCATAGCCGAAGTAGAGCGGCAGAATGCTGGCGACGGATGCCGTGTTAGCACCCGAGCCGCACACACCATAGTCCATATTCAGCGCCACGCCGACTTCGTAGGACAGTTCGGCCACGGCGGTCTGCTCTGCCGCCGTTTCGCTGCCGACATAACTGTCGAGCATATTGCCCCAGTCATAGCTGTCACTGTAGGTGGCCGAGAGAGTCGCTCCCGGGATATTGCTGCCGCAGGACTGGTCGCCGTTCCACGCATAGGAATGCGAGCCTGTGCCCGCGGCGGGATAACCCCAGAAGGCCAGAATCTGCGCGCATGCGGTGGCGACACAGCCGACGGCACAGTGGCCTCCGCCCTGTCCGAGTGGGCAGAGATTATTGAAAGGAGCATTCTGATGCCAGCTTGTGGTGACCAGCGGCTGGATGTCATCGATGCTGTAGCGATGATCGCGGTTGGGGGTCGAGGATTCGGCGCGGCTATTCTGTGCGGCGAGCGATGCGGAAAAGTCGCTGTAGGACGCCGTGTAGGCCTGCCACAGCGAGCGATCATGCTCGATCTCGGCGGTGACTGCCGTCCATTCGACGGGCGGCGTCGGAGTGCTCAGGCAACTGCGGACCAGACCGATCTTGGCGTGGAGTTCTTCCCGCACCAGAGCGGCAAAGCCGCCTGCATCATTCGGCGAAAATGCGGATTCGGACGAGTAGGCGGTTACCGGCGGAAGTTCACGGCAGGCAGGCAGAAGGATGTACCCTCCGGACGGCACCGACAGGAAATAGCCGACGACTTCACCCTTTTCGATAATTTCCTTGGCCGAAGCAGGGTTAAAGTCCGGTGCAGCCTTCCAGCCCCAGTCCATCTCCTGTCCGAGATGCAGCCAGTTGTTTGCCACGGTCACCACGTCGGAGGTCGTTACGGGCGTCTGGCACTTGGCCTCGCGCGGCGCAGAAAAAATGCAAGCCACAATTCCTGTGGCTATCATTAACCGTTGAAACAAAGTCATCCTTCTCTGTCCAACCATTTCATTTGGCCGGGCATCAGGCCGCCCGAGGCACAGTACGTCTCTGATAGGTATCGCGGCGGCTGAAGCATTTTCATACCGCGAAGTCTTTCACGTCCTTCGACTGCCGGACAGTCGCGTTGAGTTGCTGTATGCTGTGCTATGGTGCTTATTCTAAGTTAGTCTGTCAGACAAGAAAGTCAAGGATAAAATGGCCCCTCATCTATTCAATAGACTATGTTCATCCTAATAAACACAAATCGTCATTAGCAATTTTTGTGGAGGAATGCTCACAATCCGCTATAGAGTTGTCCCTGTAGTTACGCAAAAGATTTGTGTTGACAAGATTCCAAGAGACATCACAGGGTCGCGACTGTCCTGAATCGAGATTCTTGCTCTGAATTGAGTGTCGACGCGTTGTAATCTGGCCGCCGCAGGTTGCCGGGAATTCACCTGTTCGCGGTGGGGCTCTGGTAAGTTGCTGATTTTATGGTGATCCGCACGGGCACATCGCTTGCCAATAGAGAGCTGAAGGATTTTCCGAACGGATCATTCGACTCAATGGTGGAAAATAAGCATGCGTAACGTTTGCCGTTGGCTTCTCGTTGCGGTGCTGAGTGGTGCCGAAGGCCTCTTTGCCCAGTCCCCATCCAGCGCGGACAGTTTGAACAAAGTGATTGCCGATCTGAAGATCCGGATGCAGGTCCTCGAAGAGCAGATGGCGGGCTTTGAGGATCAGACCCTGATTGCCGGACGGGATGGCGCGGTCTATTTGCCGCGGCGGAAACTGGCCAAGCTCCGGGTGGATCCCGTTTTGGAGAAGCCTACAGGATTCGAGTCGAAGCTCAATGTCTCCGGATTCATGGACGGCATCTTCACATCCAATCCCGGCAGCAGCCACGAAGGGCATGCCGGATTCAATCAGATCGAACTGGATTTGTCCCATCCCCTGAATGAGCGCACATCCACCGCGCTCTCGATTTGCTATGCGGATGGCAGCTTCGGAGTGGGTGCGGCGACCATCAGCTATACGCTCATCAAAGCGGGAGCAGACGACGGGCATAGAAATAGGCGAGTCACGGGCTGGGATGTCAGCGCCGGACAGTTTGACGTGCCCTTTGGCCTGGACTATCAGGTGTACAGCTCCATGGCCCGCAAAGCGGTAACCATGCCGGTGGCTGTGGCTGAAACCCATGGTGGCTGGAACGACATCGGAATGACGACGACCGTTACGTCACCTTACGGGACGATCAATGGTTACGTGGTTAAGGGATTCGAGTCGCGCCTTTGGCGCGGTGAGGGAGCGGTGCCGGAAGGGCTTGCTGAAGATGACGAGCGGTGGAGTGTGGTTGCTCCCAGCGTGAGCAGCGGCGTACGCCTGAATATCACCCTGCTGCCAGGGTTGGAAGGTGGCGGCTCACTGGCGCACGGCTGGGAAAGTCGGGGCGCGGGAGCGATGAGCATGACCGGACTCCATGTGCAAGACACGTGGAGAAGTCTCTCGGCCAAGGCGGAAGGAATTGTACTGCGCAAGGGCGACAAAGCGAGCGCGCAATACTCGCGCGGCGGCTACGCCGAATGGATGCAGCGTGCGGGCCGTGTGTATCTGCTGGAGAGATTCGATTATGTGCAGCGGGACAATCAGGCCACACGCCGCTATTACAGCGCAGGTCTGGGGGTTGAAGCCGGTGCGGGAATTGAATGCCGCACCGAATACCGCTGGAGCCGAACCGCCGGATTGCGGCAACTCTGCGTCCAGATCGCCGGATCGTTCTAAATTACCGGGGCGTCACACGAATGCGGTTGCCATTCTTCAGGGACGGCAGTTCGCGCAGTCCCGTTGATGCCGGGCCGCGAAGGATTGCGCCGGTCAGAGCATAGTGAGTACTGTCGCACGGGCAGACGAATTCCTTGCCGTGGACGGTCGCGTTGCAGCCGCCCTGAGCACAGCGGCTGTCCAGCGCATAGAATATTTGGTCTTCGATGTGCGTCAAATAGATGGGCCGGCCCAGCGACGATCCCTTGAGGACGACACACGAGCTGTCATCCTGCAGGGTACGGCACTCGTTCAGATCGAGGATCAGGTTGCCGCTATCATCCACCACGTAAGAACAGGTGGGAGCCCCTGCGTGTTCACGCGCTGTAGGAGGGCGTGGAGAGACCGTGCCGGTCTCGCGTCCCGCCCGTTTGGCGTGATTGCAACCGACGCCGGTACACAGGCATATCGCTAAAAAAATCAGCGCACAACAGATCCGAAAGAAAAAACGCCGCATTCCTGCCTGATACATATCCCGCCCGCTGTAAGATCCTTTAGCGCAATCTAAGGCTTTCACCTTGCTTTTGCAAGAGGAACGCCGTAAATTCATCTATTACTATCCCTATCCAAGTCTAATAAACAGCCTTGAAGCGAGAGTCTTTGCTGACGGGCTGGGCGGAATTGTCCAGAATTAGTGTTAACCCCCCGTTTTGTTCCTGCCGCGTGAATTAATCCTTTTTTCCTGTCGGGTGTCAAAGAGTTAAGGGCCCGTATGGCGGGACTTTCGCATTTTTGCGCGGGATCACTTACGGAAACCTTTCACAAGTTCCCGCGTATTAAAACGGCAAAGCAATTTTTCCTTCACCTGAACAGGTTTACATGAATCGCTGGGTTATTATCATCATTGCTCTTGTGGTTGTCGGCGCCGGCCTCTATTTCTGGAGATCGTCCGCTGCCCACGCCAAAGCTGCTACGCCCTATCGCATGGCCGTAGTGGACCGGGGCAATGTACAAACGCAAGTCACGGCTACCGGGACGGTCAGTGCCGTCACCACGGTGCAAGTCGGATCGCAAGTGTCCGGCACGATCAAGAATCTGTATGTGGACTTCAATTCACCCGTAAAAAAGGGCGAGGTGGTGGCGCGTCTCGATCCGACCTTTTTGCAGGCGGCGGTGAACGAATCCAATGCCAATAAGGAGCGCGCGCAGGCGACACTGTCGCAGGCGGAGCGGGATATGACGCGCACGCAGGATCTCTTCGACAAGAAATTGGCTTCACAGGCGGACTTCGACAACGCGAGGACGGCCGTTGACGTCGCCAAAGCCGGCCTGGCGCAGGCGCAGGCACAGCTCGACCGAGCGAAGATAAATCTGACCTATGCCGTAATCACGTCGCCGACAGACGGCGTGGTGATCTCGCGCAGCGTGGACGTGGGGCAGACGGTAGCCGCATCGTTGCAGGCGCCGACGCTGTTTACGATTGCACAGGATCTGCGGGAGATGCAGATTGAGACCGATATTGACGAGGCGGACATCGGCGGACTCAAGGAGGGCATGGAAGCGACGTTCACGGTGGACGCCTTTCCCGATCAGACCTTTCAAGGGCAGATTCAGCAGATTCGCTATGCCGCGCAGACCAATTCGGGCGTGGTCACCTATCCGGTCATCATTTCGGTGTCGAATCCTGATTTGAAACTGCGTCCCGGCATGACGGCGAATGTGACCATCGTCACCGCCGAGCGTGATGACGTGTTGCGCGCGCCGTCGGTGGCGCTGCGATTCCGTCCCGCGGACGCACCGGCAGCGAAGAAGGACACGATGCGCGCGGTAAGGGATACGACGCGAGCGGTCCGCGACACGACCCGGGGCGCGATGCGGGACAGCACGGGCGCGGGACGGGGTGCGGGGGGACGCGGCCAGTGGCGGGGGCGGTCAGGCGATCACGCGGGCGATGGTTCGCGCCGGATGTCGACGCTGTGGGTCAGAGGCAAGGACGGCAAGCCCGAGCCCCGGCAGGTGTCTGCCGGCTTGAATGACGGCAATCATGTGGAAATTATCAGCGGCCAGATTGCGCCGGGCGATTCGGTGATTGTGGGAACGGTCGGCGGCACAGCGGCGACTAATGCCAACAGCAACCGGATGCCGGGCTTCGGCGGGCCGGGTATGGGTGGAGGAGGCCCGCGACGCTGATGGAATCCAACGGCAACTCGGTGATCTCGATCCGCGATATGGTGAAGGTTTACCGTATGGGCGAAACGGAAGTCCGCGCCTTGGACGGCGTATCGCTGGAAGTGACGCCGGGCGGATTTCTGGCGATTATGGGCGCGTCCGGCAGCGGCAAGTCCACGCTGATGAATATCCTTGGCTGCCTGGACCGTCCCTCTTCGGGCAAATACTTTTTGAGCGGCGAAGAGGTCTCGCGCCTCTCCCGCAATGCTCTGGCCCGGGTGCGCAACCGATTTATCGGCTTCGTGTTTCAGGGATTCAATCTGCTCTCGCGGACGTCGGCTCTGGAAAATGTGGAACTGCCGCTGATTTACAACAGCGAGATCAGCGCGCACGAGCGGCATGAGCGGGCGAAGGAAGCCTTGACACGGGTAGGTCTGGGCGAGCGGATGGACCATTATCCGTCCCAGCTTTCCGGCGGACAGCAGCAAAGAGTGGCCATTGCCCGCGCGCTGGTCAACCGCCCGGAACTTCTGCTGGCCGATGAGCCGACGGGAAACCTCGACACCAAGACCAGCATCGAAATCATTGATCTGTTTCACGCTCTGAATCGTGACGGCATGACGATTGTGCTGATCACGCATGAGCCGGATATCGGCGCTTATGCGCGGCGAAGAATCACCCTTCGCGACGGGCAGATTGTGAATGACGAAGGGACGGCCTGATGAATGTACTCTCTCTGATCCGTGTGTCGCTGCGGGCGCTGCTGCGGAACAAAATGCGGTCGATGCTGACCATGCTGGGGATTGTGATCGGCGTGGGAGCGGTGATCTCGATGGTGGCGATTACCACCGGTGCGCGCAACAGCGTGCAGGCGCAAATCTCCTCTCTGGGCGACAATGTGTTCATGATCTTTTCGGGATCTTTCAGTCAAGGCGGATCGCGCCAGGCCTCGGGCAGCCGCTCCAATCTGACGACCGAAGACGTGGACGCGCTGGGCGCGCAGTGCCCGGACGTGCGCGCGATTTCTCCGGCGATCCGCCAGGGCGCGCAGTTGGTGTACGCCGATCAGAACTGGGCGACACAGGTGTGGGGCGTTTCGCCCACCTACACCGACATCCGCAAGTATGACATCGCCAACGGCCGGGGCATGACCGATGCGGACATGCGCGGCGCGGCCAAGGTATGCCTGGTCGGACAGACGGTGGTGGACAATCTCTATCAGGGCTCGGACCCGGTGGGGACGACGATCCGCATCCGCCGCCTGCCGTTTGAGGTGGTGGGACGGCTGGCAGCCAAGGGGCAATCGGCGATGGGGCAGGATCAGGACGACATCGTGCTGATTCCCTTCACCACGGCGGCCAGAATGCAGGGCGGGCAGACGCGCGTGAACATGATTCTCGGTTCGGCCACCAGTGGAGCGACGCTGACCTCGGCAGTGGATGAGATGACCGACGTGCTGCGCACACGGCACCATATCGCCCGCAACGAGGATGACGATTTTATCATCCGCACACAGGCGGACATTGCCAGCACCGTGGAGTCTTCAGCCAAGACGATGACGATTCTGCTCGGGTCCGTGGCGCTGGTCTCGCTGCTGGTGGGCGGCATCGGCATTATGAACATTATGCTGGTATCGGTGACCGAGCGCACGCGGGAGATCGGCATCCGCATGTCGGTGGGGGCGCGGGGGCAGGACATTCTGTTCCAATTTTTGCTGGAAGCGGTGCTGCTGTCCGCGATCGGCGGCCTGCTGGGAATTGCCCTGGGCAGCGGGGTGTCGGCGGCCATCAGCAAGTTTGCCGGATGGCCCTCGGACATCTCGCCGGTGATCGCGTTCATTGCGCTGGCCTTCTCCAGTCTCGTGGGCATCTTCTTCGGATTCTATCCGGCCAGAAAGGCGTCTTTGCTCGACCCGATTGAGGCGCTCAGATACGAGTAAGAAAATGCTGAAATGCTGAAAAGCTGAAAGGCTGAAAAGCTGAAAGGCTGAAAATGCAGAAAACCCCCGGCCATGTGGCGGGGGTTTTCTGTTGGAACGGAGAGGATCAGCGGAAGGCCGTGTGGGGATTGCTACCCGGTCACCTTCGCCGCCAGCAAGGTGAAATCATCTTCGAGCAGATCGGAGCCGGTGTACTGAAGAACGCGGCGTTCGAGGTCGTCCAGAATGGCATCGGGCGGATGCGTGGCGTGTTCCCGCAGCAGAGTGCGGATGCGGTCTTCGCCGAACTCCTCGCTGTGTTCACTCATGGCTTCGCTCACGCCATCCGTGTACATCAGCAGGACGTCGCCCTTTGACAGGGGAACCGTGGCCTGATGGTAAGCAAACCCGAGGAATGTGCCCAGCAGCAGGCCTCCGACATCGAGGGCCTCGGTGACGCCGTCCCGCCGCAAGAGGAGCGGCGGATTGTGGCCGGCATTCACATAGGTAAATTCCATCCGGACCGGGTCGAACATGCCGACGAAGAAGGTGATGAACTGCTCAGGCGGGGTGTTGCGGTGAATCAGCTCATTGATCCGCGAGACGATGTCCGTCAGCGGAATGCCCATGCCCACGGCGGTGCGCAGCGATGCCTGCAAGTTGGCCATGAGCAGAGCGGCGCCCGCGCCCTTGCCGGAGACGTCGCCGACGGCGAGCACCGTTTCGCCCGTAGGCAGCGGAATGATGTCATAGTAATCGCCGGCCACTTCGAGGCAGAAGCGGCAACGGGCGGCAACGTCCAGACCGGGACAGTAGGGAATCTGCCGCGGCAGAAAACCGTGCTGCACGCGCCGCGCCATTGCGAGCTGTTCTTCGAGCCGTTTCTTGCCCACGTTCTCCTCGAGCAGGCGAATGTTCTCACTGGCAAGCGCCACTTGCGGAGCCAGAGAATCGAGCAGCCGCAGCTCTTCGGCGGCGTAGTCATCGCGCTCGGTTTTCATGCCGAGGCCCAAAAAGCCGATCAGGCGGGTATGGGCCAGCAGCGGCAGCACCACGGCAATGCGCCGCTGGGCCAGCCAGTCCGATTCCTCATCGGTGAGCTTCACCCGGGACGTGGCCACGGCCTCGTCCACCATGATCGGCTTACGCTCGCGCTCGAGGCGGTCGGCAAGATCGCAACCGGCATGGAAGGGGGTATGCTCGAAATCCCGGCAGAGAAACGCGCCGTTTTCCTGTGCCCGGACCAGCGGATAGACGCCTTCTACCATCAGGCCGTCCTGCAGATGGACCTCCAACTCTCTCCAAAAGGTGCGGGCATCGGTCATCATGTAGGTATGCTGCAGGAAGTCATGGAACAGATCCCGCAATCGCCGCCGTTCCGGATAGAAGCGGTCGACGATGAATTCCCGTGCTCGCCGTCCTCCCAGCACGAGGCCGAGCGAGACCAGGGTGAGCACCACGCCGCTCCAGACACTGCCCAACGCCGACGCCTGCCGGGCAAAGGCGCTGCCGGCATAGCCTGCCACGGCGAGCACAACCAGCATGCCCGTCATGGCTATCACATAGCGCGTGCCGCGCCGCAAGCGGGCTTCCACTTCCAGCAGGCGGTAGCGTCCCAAGGCATAGACATACGACACGGGTGACAGCAGCAGCCCCAGAAAGGAGATATTGACCACGACCATTCCGCGCTTCTGGTCGGCAATCAGCCACTCGTGGAAGACCTGCGCCACCAGCATCAGCAGAAACAGCAGCGCCAGCCCCGTGCCGGTTCCCCAGAGGACAAGGCGGGTCTGGCGTTTTTCGATGCGTTCGGTGGCTTTCCAATGGCGGATGCCGAGGATGATCATCCCGCCGGCGATCTGCGCGGCCAGCATCAGCAGGGCGATCAGGTTAAGGGGCAGCGCCACTTTCAGAACCACCACCGCGCCGATCGCCGCCAGCAGCAGGGCGGAGGGGACATAGCAAAGGGAATAGGCGAGGACGGGATGTGCGCGAAGCAGGTGGACGGGCCGCGGGAACTGCAGGGTGAGATTCAGCCAGAACGCGCCGAAGAGGATCGAGAACTGATGCAGGATCTGCTGCAGGATCGGTTGATAAGGGATCTGGAAAGTCGCCCAGCGGCCGGAGAGCGTCTCGATGCTGCTGATCATGAAGGCCGTCATGGCAAACGAGAACAGGGCGAGCGCGCGCACTCCCGCCGAATCGGGCCGGGCAAAGAAGGCCCAGAGGGCTACGGACATGAAGAGCAGCGCAATCAGAAAACGCAGGCTCTGCAGCACGGTCAGCAGCAGAAATTCCGCTGTGGTGGGCAGGCGGAGCATGATTTCGGTGTGCAGCCGTTCCCCATTATGGAGATATTCGAGGGGAATCATCAGTCCGGGCGGTTGCGGAGAGTCCATGAAGCGGTACCACCGTTCCATGGTCGCGGCGCTGTCCGCCAGTGTGACTAAGGTGTCTCCTTCGGCGGGCACGGATCCGATGCACTCCGCCGGGTCGGCGTGCTGGAATACGACGATGCCGCCGGATAGAAGCTGTGCGGAACTTTGGCACGTCGCGGCCTGGCGCCAGACGGCGACCTTTTCGGCGGCCTGGGTGATGAACAGGAACAGGTAAGCCACCAGTCCCAGTCCAACGACCGCCGTAAACCTTTTGACGAACTGTTTGTGTGCCAAAGGAGAATCCGATCTACAGAAGGGTAGCCTCAATTTACAAGACGGCGCGGCGAAAAGCAAACGCAGGCACTCACGATTGGGAGTGCCAAGGGCCGCCGAATGTTGCGCTATGAAATTGATAAAGTAAGGTATAGGTTGCGGACCCTCTACAACCATTCCTGAGCGCGTGCCGGAAGCTTTTCCACGCGGCACTCCGCCCATGTGGGCATGGCACAGGCACCCTTAGGCGAGAAGGGACAGATAAGGAAGCGGCAGGAACGCCGGAAGTGTCGGATTCAAGGGGATATAGCCCGGAATCTTCGCCTAAGGTTTCCTCTCTTTTAGAGCGTACTCAACGTAGGGGTTTTAGGAGACGTAGAAGGGAGCACTTATGTTCAGTAAGAAAGATTTGTTAGGCATAGTTGGCTCAACTTAGCTGACATATTAAGAGATACTTAGAATAAACAAGATCAATATCCGTGGATAATGGGACGGATCAGAAGTTGACAGGTTAGACATTGTTTGATATACTTTTCTCAAAGATGAGGCGACCGGAAACGTTAAGATGACTTAATTTTTTGCTTGACAATGAGATGGGTTCGCATTATTTTAATAGTTGACATCTTTTGGCACGGTGGCGGGGGTGTTTTGTGAGAGGCGTGCGGTTGGCCTTGCGTACCCCGCAGAGGGGAGAAGCCGGACCGGAGCTTGACACAAGCGGTCTCGCCGGCAATTGACTTCAAAACAAGGAATGTAATGGACGGGCACTATTGCTGAATGACTGCTTATAGTCGTTGCTAAACCCTTCAAGATTGGAGGACGTTATGCTCTCGAGACGTTTCGTGCGTCTAACCGCGGTGTGGGCGCTTGCGTGCGCTGTTGTTCTCATGGCAGGCA
This window encodes:
- a CDS encoding nitrilase-related carbon-nitrogen hydrolase, which gives rise to MRIGIVQTSPVFGNKAANRKEIEELTAEVRADLWVMPELALTGYEYLDREEARTLSEEVPGGETCQWLIQFCAERNCHAVIGLAERSHMHVFNAAVLTGPEGVVGQYRKLHLFDHEKKVFDPGNIPFTVFPVGSARVGLMICFDWRFPEAARTLALRGAQIIAHPSNLVMPYCQHAMVTRSLENAVFCVTANRVGTERRAGRCLTFTGHSQIVSSKGTVLADAPGNEHGVAVVEIDPSAADNKRVTMWNDLVGDRRADFYEKN
- a CDS encoding ABC transporter ATP-binding protein, translated to MESNGNSVISIRDMVKVYRMGETEVRALDGVSLEVTPGGFLAIMGASGSGKSTLMNILGCLDRPSSGKYFLSGEEVSRLSRNALARVRNRFIGFVFQGFNLLSRTSALENVELPLIYNSEISAHERHERAKEALTRVGLGERMDHYPSQLSGGQQQRVAIARALVNRPELLLADEPTGNLDTKTSIEIIDLFHALNRDGMTIVLITHEPDIGAYARRRITLRDGQIVNDEGTA
- a CDS encoding ABC transporter permease, whose product is MNVLSLIRVSLRALLRNKMRSMLTMLGIVIGVGAVISMVAITTGARNSVQAQISSLGDNVFMIFSGSFSQGGSRQASGSRSNLTTEDVDALGAQCPDVRAISPAIRQGAQLVYADQNWATQVWGVSPTYTDIRKYDIANGRGMTDADMRGAAKVCLVGQTVVDNLYQGSDPVGTTIRIRRLPFEVVGRLAAKGQSAMGQDQDDIVLIPFTTAARMQGGQTRVNMILGSATSGATLTSAVDEMTDVLRTRHHIARNEDDDFIIRTQADIASTVESSAKTMTILLGSVALVSLLVGGIGIMNIMLVSVTERTREIGIRMSVGARGQDILFQFLLEAVLLSAIGGLLGIALGSGVSAAISKFAGWPSDISPVIAFIALAFSSLVGIFFGFYPARKASLLDPIEALRYE
- a CDS encoding GAF domain-containing SpoIIE family protein phosphatase, with amino-acid sequence MAHKQFVKRFTAVVGLGLVAYLFLFITQAAEKVAVWRQAATCQSSAQLLSGGIVVFQHADPAECIGSVPAEGDTLVTLADSAATMERWYRFMDSPQPPGLMIPLEYLHNGERLHTEIMLRLPTTAEFLLLTVLQSLRFLIALLFMSVALWAFFARPDSAGVRALALFSFAMTAFMISSIETLSGRWATFQIPYQPILQQILHQFSILFGAFWLNLTLQFPRPVHLLRAHPVLAYSLCYVPSALLLAAIGAVVVLKVALPLNLIALLMLAAQIAGGMIILGIRHWKATERIEKRQTRLVLWGTGTGLALLFLLMLVAQVFHEWLIADQKRGMVVVNISFLGLLLSPVSYVYALGRYRLLEVEARLRRGTRYVIAMTGMLVVLAVAGYAGSAFARQASALGSVWSGVVLTLVSLGLVLGGRRAREFIVDRFYPERRRLRDLFHDFLQHTYMMTDARTFWRELEVHLQDGLMVEGVYPLVRAQENGAFLCRDFEHTPFHAGCDLADRLERERKPIMVDEAVATSRVKLTDEESDWLAQRRIAVVLPLLAHTRLIGFLGLGMKTERDDYAAEELRLLDSLAPQVALASENIRLLEENVGKKRLEEQLAMARRVQHGFLPRQIPYCPGLDVAARCRFCLEVAGDYYDIIPLPTGETVLAVGDVSGKGAGAALLMANLQASLRTAVGMGIPLTDIVSRINELIHRNTPPEQFITFFVGMFDPVRMEFTYVNAGHNPPLLLRRDGVTEALDVGGLLLGTFLGFAYHQATVPLSKGDVLLMYTDGVSEAMSEHSEEFGEDRIRTLLREHATHPPDAILDDLERRVLQYTGSDLLEDDFTLLAAKVTG
- a CDS encoding efflux RND transporter periplasmic adaptor subunit, which codes for MNRWVIIIIALVVVGAGLYFWRSSAAHAKAATPYRMAVVDRGNVQTQVTATGTVSAVTTVQVGSQVSGTIKNLYVDFNSPVKKGEVVARLDPTFLQAAVNESNANKERAQATLSQAERDMTRTQDLFDKKLASQADFDNARTAVDVAKAGLAQAQAQLDRAKINLTYAVITSPTDGVVISRSVDVGQTVAASLQAPTLFTIAQDLREMQIETDIDEADIGGLKEGMEATFTVDAFPDQTFQGQIQQIRYAAQTNSGVVTYPVIISVSNPDLKLRPGMTANVTIVTAERDDVLRAPSVALRFRPADAPAAKKDTMRAVRDTTRAVRDTTRGAMRDSTGAGRGAGGRGQWRGRSGDHAGDGSRRMSTLWVRGKDGKPEPRQVSAGLNDGNHVEIISGQIAPGDSVIVGTVGGTAATNANSNRMPGFGGPGMGGGGPRR
- a CDS encoding C10 family peptidase, which translates into the protein MACIFSAPREAKCQTPVTTSDVVTVANNWLHLGQEMDWGWKAAPDFNPASAKEIIEKGEVVGYFLSVPSGGYILLPACRELPPVTAYSSESAFSPNDAGGFAALVREELHAKIGLVRSCLSTPTPPVEWTAVTAEIEHDRSLWQAYTASYSDFSASLAAQNSRAESSTPNRDHRYSIDDIQPLVTTSWHQNAPFNNLCPLGQGGGHCAVGCVATACAQILAFWGYPAAGTGSHSYAWNGDQSCGSNIPGATLSATYSDSYDWGNMLDSYVGSETAAEQTAVAELSYEVGVALNMDYGVCGSGANTASVASILPLYFGYAGGIEIQYRNAYSTAAAWFTMLQEDLNIGRPMQYRIQSHSIVCDGWRVSGGNQIHLNYGWNDGHTTWYTVDNLYCTWTGCSPSVEYVVRHIRPSGAIPSDLTLTCPNGGEVLEVGEQHTIQWTSQNVTGNVKIELNRNYPAGSWETLTASTSNSGTYLWTVTAPTCQAARARISSVTNPAISDTSDANFAAQSAAPPQITAQVVSDGLRLAWHDTGSAYYRIYSSDAAGGPYSTFVGSTSDTTYTTDPVFDLRYYTVTSSTTP